Part of the Tetragenococcus koreensis genome, GCCTGTTGTTACAGCAACAGCATCTGCGTCAATCGTCTGTTTATCACCGTTCACCTCAATTTCAACACCATTAACTTGACCGTTTTCTTCGTTGATTTTTGTCACATCGGTGTTTACAAAAATCGGAATATCATTTTCGTCTACGTTACGCAATAATCCTTCGACTAAATAACCACCAACTGCGGAACCATCTTCTGGTCGATGAATCCGTTGGACGCTGGCACCGCCGCTGTAACTAATATTGTTTAAAGTAATACCCATGTTATCGAGCCAATCAATCGCATCAGATGAATGATCAACGAAATAACGTAATAGCTCTTTATCATTTGTTTCTTGACCGCCTTCTAAGGTATCGTCATAAAAGGTGTCATTACTATCTTCGATATCTTCTGCTTCCTGAAATTTAGTTTCTGACGCATTCATACCTCCAGAAGATTTCGTTGTGTTACCACCTGCGACTGGTAACTTTTCTAAAATAACTGGATTAGCGCCATCTTCTTTGGCTTGAATAGCAGCAGACATTCCTGCGCCACCAGCCCCCACGATCACTACATCGTAATTGTCTTCTAATTCACTAGGATCGGCATACTCCTCTTGTTCTGAGGCACCTGAAGCCGCATCAGCGGATTCCTCCGTAGATTGATTTGTTGCTTCTGATGAACTTTCCACATTATCGGGAGTCGTTACGCCACAAGCACTGAATACAATTGTTGATGAAAGTACCAACAAACTGTTAACAAGTTTTTTCATAAAATTTTTCCTCCTTTTATAATTACCAACAACAAGTATAAAATATCACAAACGAAAAATATAGTGTTTTGTGCAAATAAATATAAGAGAGAACTGTATTTTTTCTGTTATCTAAGATAGTAAACAGCTGCCTATCAACTTTTTAAGTCTAAAGAGGCTTTTTTGTTAAAAATCATCAGTCGAACCAGTGAATAATTGTACAGGTTAAGGTATAATTAAGTTAATTGAGAATCATTCTTAGTCAGAGGTGAAAAAATGATGGAAATTGATTTTTCTAAAAATTTAGCGACTTTAGTCAAAGAATATCCAGTCACAAAGGAAATTATGACGGAGTTAGGCTTTGCAGATATTAATAAACCCGGTATGTTACAAACGGCAGGACGATATATGACAATTCCCAAGGGTGCCAAAATGAAAAAAATTCCGTTAGAGATAGTGATTGAAGCATTTGAAGCGCGTGGTTTTGAAGTAAAAGGGGTAGAATGAAATGGCACGGACAAAAGAAGAACGTAAAAAACGAATTGTAGAAATTCTATCGATGCTGCACGAAGAAGGGACATTTGAAGAGGCCAAACGTTTGTTTAACGAAGAATTTGATGGTGTGGATGTGACGGAAATTACTTCAGCAGAAAAGTCATTGATTCAAGGCGGATTAAAACCAGAAGAGATCCAAAAATTGTGTAATATTCATGCATCCGTTTTCAAAGGGTCCATT contains:
- a CDS encoding DUF1858 domain-containing protein → MMEIDFSKNLATLVKEYPVTKEIMTELGFADINKPGMLQTAGRYMTIPKGAKMKKIPLEIVIEAFEARGFEVKGVE